The Budorcas taxicolor isolate Tak-1 chromosome 5, Takin1.1, whole genome shotgun sequence genome includes a window with the following:
- the AGT gene encoding angiotensinogen — MAPAGLSLGAAVLCLLAWAGLAAGDRVYIHPFHLLVHSKSNCDQLEKPDVETPADPTFTPAPIQTKSSPVDEEALWEQLVRATEKLEAEDRLRASEVGLLLNFMGFHVYKTLSDTWSVASGLVFSPVALFSTLASFYTGALDPTASRLQAFLGVPGEGQGCTSRLDGRKVLSSLQAIQGLLVAPGVSGSQARLRLSTVVGLFTAPGLHLKQPFVQGLSSFAPITLPRSLDLSTDPNLAAEKINRFMQAATGWNMGRPLAAASPDSTLLFNAYVHFQGKMKGFSLLPGLTEFWVDNTTSVSVPMLSGTGTFHYWSDNQNHLSMTRVPLSANGYLLLIQPHHTLDLRKVEALIFQHNFLTRMKNLSPRAIHLTVPQLTLKASYDLQDLLAQAKLPTLLGAEANLGKISDANLRVGKVLNSVLFELKADGEQAPGSVPQPAGPEALEVTLNSPFLLAVLERSSAALHFLGRVSRPLSAE; from the exons ATGGCTCCCGCTGGCCTGAGCCTAGGAGCCGCCGTCCTTTGCCTCTTGGCCTGGGCTGGCCTGGCTGCTGGTGACCGGGTGTATATACACCCCTTCCACCTCCTCGTCCACAGCAAGAGCAACTGTGACCAGCTGGAGAAGCCCGATGTGGAGACACCTGCAGACCCGACTTTCACACCTGCACCCATTCAGACCAAGTCATCCCCAGTGGATGAAGAGGCCCTGTGGGAACAGCTGGTTCGAGCCACTGAGAAGCTAGAGGCTGAAGACCGGCTGCGGGCCTCCGAGGTGGGGCTGCTGCTCAACTTCATGGGCTTCCACGTGTACAAGACACTGAGCGATACATGGAGCGTGGCCAGTGGGCTTGTGTTCTCCCCAGTGGCCCTCTTCAGCACCCTGGCCTCTTTCTACACGGGGGCCTTAGACCCCACGGCCAGCAGACTGCAGGCATTCCTGGGTGTCCCTGGGGAGGGTCAGGGCTGCACCTCCCGGCTGGACGGCCGCAAGGTCCTGTCCTCCCTGCAGGCCATCCAGGGCCTTCTGGTCGCCCCGGGCGTGTCCGGCAGTCAGGCCAGGCTGCGCCTGTCCACAGTGGTTGGCCTGTTCACAGCCCCTGGCCTGCACCTGAAGCAGCCCTTTGTGCAGGGCCTCTCTTCCTTCGCCCCCATCACTCTCCCACGCTCACTAGACTTGTCCACGGACCCAAATCTCGCTGCTGAGAAGATCAACAGGTTCATGCAGGCAGCGACGGGGTGGAACATGGGCAGGCCCCTGGCAGCGGCCAGCCCAGACAGCACCCTGCTCTTCAACGCCTACGTCCACTTCCAAG GAAAGATGAAGGGGTTCTCCCTGCTGCCAGGGCTCACGGAGTTCTGGGTGGACAACACCACCTCAGTGTCAGTGCCCATGCTCTCCGGCACTGGCACCTTCCACTACTGGAGCGACAACCAGAACCACCTCTCCATGACCCGCGTGCCCCTGAGTGCCAACGGCTACCTGCTGCTCATCCAGCCGCACCACACCCTCGACCTGCGAAAGGTGGAGGCCCTCATCTTCCAGCACAACTTCCTGACCCGAATGAAGAATCTCTCTCCTCG GGCCATCCACCTGACCGTGCCCCAGCTGACACTGAAAGCATCCTATGACCTGCAGGACCTGCTTGCCCAGGCCAAGCTGCCTACCCTGCTGGGCGCCGAGGCAAACCTGGGCAAAATCAGCGATGCCAACCTCAGAGTTGGGAAG GTGCTGAACAGTGTTCTTTTCGAACTGAAAGCAGATGGAGAGCAGGCCCCAGGGTCTGTCCCACAGCCGGCCGGGCCAGAGGCCTTGGAGGTGACCTTGAACAGCCCGTTCCTGTTGGCTGTCCTGGAGAGAAGCTCGGCCGCCCTGCACTTCCTGGGCCGCGTGTCCCGCCCGCTGAGCGCTGAGTGA